One genomic region from Streptomyces sp. NBC_00582 encodes:
- a CDS encoding ROK family transcriptional regulator — protein MAGTAGTPGTPRVLRAMNDRAALDLLLAHGPLSRTRIGKLTGLSKPTASQLLARLEAAGLVLATGTTEGRPGPSAQLYEVNPAAAYAAGLDVTPERVLAAVADITGRTVGTYEVPTPTRRTAGTVVRQVTEALDGAVKSAALTRDDVRRLVVATPGAFDPTTGRLRYASHLPGWHSPTLLDELAAALPMPVEYENDVNLVAVAEQRLGAARGHDDFVLVWNEGGLGAALVLGGRLHRGWTGGAGEVGFLPVPGAPLVRHVTKANSGGYQELAGSQAIPRLARELGMSGVPDGPYAEAAATLLERAAAEDTVLNGLLLQTYATRLATGLASLVSVLDPELVVLSGASLTAGGEVLRALVQAELEELAASRPKLVLGDVTERPVLRGALESALAATRDEVFDTSRP, from the coding sequence ATGGCAGGAACCGCCGGTACGCCGGGTACCCCGCGCGTCCTGCGCGCCATGAACGACCGCGCCGCCCTCGATCTCCTCCTGGCGCACGGACCCCTGTCCCGCACCCGCATCGGCAAGCTCACCGGCCTGTCCAAGCCGACCGCCTCCCAACTGCTCGCCCGTCTGGAGGCGGCGGGCCTGGTCCTCGCCACCGGTACCACCGAGGGACGACCCGGCCCGAGCGCCCAGCTCTACGAGGTCAACCCGGCCGCCGCCTACGCCGCGGGCCTGGACGTCACCCCCGAGCGCGTCCTCGCCGCCGTCGCCGACATCACCGGCCGGACGGTGGGCACCTACGAGGTGCCGACCCCCACCAGAAGGACCGCCGGGACCGTCGTACGGCAGGTCACCGAGGCCCTCGACGGCGCCGTGAAGTCCGCGGCGCTGACCCGGGACGACGTACGGCGGCTCGTCGTCGCCACCCCCGGCGCCTTCGACCCCACCACCGGCCGACTGCGCTACGCGTCCCACCTGCCCGGCTGGCACTCACCCACGCTGCTCGACGAACTCGCCGCAGCGCTGCCGATGCCGGTCGAGTACGAGAACGACGTCAACCTCGTCGCCGTCGCCGAACAACGCCTCGGCGCGGCACGGGGCCACGACGACTTCGTCCTCGTCTGGAACGAGGGCGGACTCGGCGCCGCCCTGGTCCTCGGCGGCCGACTGCACCGCGGCTGGACCGGCGGCGCCGGGGAGGTAGGTTTCCTGCCGGTCCCCGGAGCACCCCTGGTCCGGCATGTCACCAAGGCCAACAGTGGCGGCTACCAGGAGCTGGCCGGCTCCCAGGCCATCCCCCGGCTCGCCCGGGAGCTCGGTATGAGCGGCGTCCCGGACGGGCCGTACGCCGAGGCCGCCGCCACCCTCCTGGAGCGGGCCGCCGCCGAGGACACCGTCCTCAACGGGCTGCTGCTCCAGACGTACGCGACCCGGCTCGCGACCGGTCTCGCCTCGCTGGTCTCCGTCCTCGACCCCGAACTCGTCGTCCTCAGCGGCGCCTCCCTGACCGCCGGCGGCGAGGTGCTGCGCGCCCTCGTCCAGGCCGAACTGGAGGAACTGGCCGCGTCCCG
- a CDS encoding mechanosensitive ion channel family protein, whose protein sequence is MSLPAVLLAAGSSPSPTPSESPTVTVPSLQDAQESATNAASWVEQNWSTWLAIGLRVLLILVIAAVLRKFVLRAITKLIDRMNRTVESAAEGSTLGGLLVNAERRRQRSQAIGSVLRSVASFLILGTAALMALSAFEINLAPLLASAGVAGVAIGFGARNLVTDFLSGVFMILEDQYGVGDQIDAGVASGEVIEVGLRVTKLRGDNGEIWYVRNGEVKRIGNLSQGWATAGVDVTVKASEDLDRVKATLDGVAERMSKEEPWNELLWSPIEVLGLDSVLLDSMVVRVSAKTMPGKALKVERELRWRIKRAFDAADIRIVGGATAPAEEDPVDPTAVVAAPSVFSNTDSPQVAAASPITPQRAATPSASPK, encoded by the coding sequence GTGTCCTTGCCCGCCGTCCTACTGGCCGCCGGCTCGTCGCCCTCGCCGACCCCCTCGGAGTCGCCGACCGTGACCGTCCCGTCGCTCCAGGACGCCCAGGAGAGCGCGACGAACGCGGCGAGCTGGGTCGAGCAGAACTGGTCGACATGGCTCGCGATCGGTCTGCGCGTCCTGCTGATCCTGGTGATCGCGGCGGTGCTCAGAAAGTTCGTGCTGCGGGCGATCACCAAGCTCATCGACCGGATGAACCGCACGGTCGAGTCGGCCGCCGAGGGCTCCACGCTGGGCGGGCTGCTGGTCAACGCGGAGCGGCGGCGCCAGCGGTCACAGGCGATCGGCTCGGTGCTGCGCTCGGTGGCGAGCTTCCTGATCCTCGGCACGGCGGCGCTGATGGCGCTGTCCGCCTTCGAGATCAATCTCGCCCCGCTGCTGGCCTCGGCCGGTGTGGCGGGTGTGGCGATCGGTTTCGGCGCGCGCAACCTGGTCACCGACTTCCTGTCCGGCGTCTTCATGATCCTGGAGGACCAGTACGGCGTCGGCGACCAGATCGACGCGGGGGTCGCCAGCGGCGAGGTCATCGAGGTCGGGCTGCGGGTGACGAAGCTGCGCGGCGACAACGGTGAGATCTGGTACGTCCGCAACGGCGAGGTCAAGCGGATCGGCAACCTCTCCCAGGGCTGGGCGACGGCCGGGGTCGACGTCACCGTGAAGGCGTCCGAGGACCTCGACCGGGTGAAGGCCACGCTGGACGGCGTCGCCGAGAGGATGAGCAAGGAAGAGCCCTGGAACGAGCTGCTGTGGAGCCCGATCGAGGTGCTGGGCCTGGACAGCGTGCTGCTGGACTCGATGGTGGTGCGGGTCTCGGCCAAGACCATGCCGGGCAAGGCCCTGAAGGTGGAGCGGGAGCTGCGCTGGCGCATCAAGCGGGCGTTCGACGCGGCGGACATCCGGATCGTCGGCGGCGCGACGGCTCCCGCCGAGGAGGACCCCGTCGACCCGACGGCGGTCGTCGCGGCCCCGTCGGTCTTCTCCAACACGGACTCGCCCCAGGTGGCGGCCGCGTCACCGATCACCCCGCAGCGGGCGGCGACACCTTCGGCTTCGCCGAAGTAG
- a CDS encoding HNH endonuclease → MPHVLVLNASYEPLGVVPLRRALVLVLENKAVSLEESGAFLHSATVTVPAPSVVRLKRFVRVPYRGPVPLTRRALFARDGGRCMYCGGVATSVDHVIPRSRGGKHVWDNVVASCRRCNHVKADRHLVEIGWRLRHKPAPPTGLAWRIIGTGHRDPRWLPYLQPYGADDALARIDGISA, encoded by the coding sequence GTGCCGCATGTCCTGGTCCTCAACGCGTCGTACGAGCCGCTCGGCGTCGTACCGCTCCGCCGCGCGCTCGTCCTCGTCCTGGAGAACAAGGCCGTCTCCCTGGAAGAGTCGGGCGCCTTCCTGCACAGCGCGACCGTCACAGTCCCCGCACCCAGCGTGGTCCGGCTCAAGCGATTCGTCCGGGTTCCCTATCGGGGGCCCGTTCCTCTGACCCGTCGGGCGCTCTTCGCGCGGGACGGGGGCCGGTGCATGTACTGCGGTGGCGTCGCAACCAGCGTCGACCACGTCATCCCGCGCAGCCGCGGGGGCAAGCACGTGTGGGACAACGTCGTGGCGTCCTGCCGTCGCTGCAACCACGTCAAGGCCGACCGCCATCTCGTCGAGATCGGCTGGCGGCTGCGCCACAAACCCGCCCCGCCCACCGGTCTCGCCTGGCGCATCATCGGCACGGGCCATAGGGACCCGCGCTGGCTGCCCTACTTGCAGCCGTACGGCGCGGACGACGCCTTGGCCCGGATCGACGGCATCTCCGCCTGA
- a CDS encoding ABC transporter ATP-binding protein translates to MSTIRVSGLRVRHRRTVALDAVDLDLGVGVHGLLGPNGAGKTSLIRVLATVARPDSGRVEILGEDVGEAARRGTVRARLGYLPQEFGHYPGFTVREFVAYVAWLKEMPAADTPAAVERAVRRVGLQDRIDARVRTLSGGMVRRVGIAQAVVNDPDVLLLDEPTAGLDPEQRVEFRALLRELGSTSTVIVSTHLVEDVAAACTEVTLLDAGRVAYRGTPESLGALGEAPGVGDSVIERGYTAALRAHRGGLEAAR, encoded by the coding sequence GTGAGCACCATACGTGTGTCCGGACTGCGTGTCCGGCACCGCAGGACCGTCGCCCTGGACGCCGTGGACCTGGATCTCGGTGTCGGTGTGCACGGTCTGCTCGGCCCCAACGGCGCCGGGAAGACCTCCCTGATCCGGGTGCTGGCCACGGTCGCGCGGCCGGACTCGGGGCGGGTGGAGATCCTCGGCGAGGACGTGGGCGAGGCCGCGCGGCGCGGTACGGTCCGCGCCCGGCTCGGCTATCTGCCGCAGGAGTTCGGCCACTACCCGGGCTTCACGGTGCGCGAGTTCGTCGCGTACGTGGCCTGGCTGAAGGAGATGCCCGCCGCCGACACCCCGGCCGCCGTCGAGCGGGCGGTGCGCCGGGTCGGTCTGCAGGACCGGATCGACGCCCGGGTGAGGACGCTGTCCGGCGGGATGGTCCGCCGCGTCGGCATCGCGCAGGCCGTCGTCAACGATCCGGACGTCCTGCTGCTCGACGAGCCGACGGCGGGTCTCGATCCCGAGCAGCGGGTGGAGTTCCGTGCGCTGCTGCGGGAGCTGGGCTCCACCTCGACGGTGATCGTCTCCACCCACCTGGTGGAGGACGTGGCGGCCGCCTGCACCGAGGTCACGCTGCTGGACGCGGGCCGGGTCGCCTACCGGGGGACCCCGGAGTCCCTCGGTGCGCTGGGCGAGGCGCCCGGTGTGGGGGACAGCGTCATCGAGCGCGGTTACACCGCCGCGCTGCGGGCCCACCGCGGCGGGCTGGAGGCAGCGCGATGA
- a CDS encoding zf-HC2 domain-containing protein, with amino-acid sequence MNSDRLGRRTDSWHVSDGLAARYADGTLPEADAWSLERHVERCGGCAARVSEAVRRLPAPALVLAGVRDAVLNDLVGGDVPEPLPTPPAPRARLWSSFLDRALWAAGPAVRGAWLPAVVLVALGALGLAYGAHVDGVRPLLLALAPVVPVAGVALSYGRYADPLHEIAAATPSGGLRLVLTRTAAVLGVSLPLLTVTGLLLPASGAPGAAAWLLPGLTLTLASLALSGYVGCRTATAVTGGGWLAAVLAPVLTSPGGTPVSRLAEQLSRCLDGAPAQGAWAAAAVLCAAVLAVRRGAYDGVDRR; translated from the coding sequence ATGAACAGCGATCGCCTCGGCCGGCGCACCGACTCGTGGCATGTGTCCGACGGCCTCGCCGCCCGGTACGCCGACGGCACCCTCCCGGAGGCCGACGCCTGGTCCCTGGAGCGGCATGTGGAGCGGTGCGGGGGGTGTGCGGCACGCGTCTCGGAGGCGGTACGGCGACTGCCGGCGCCGGCACTGGTCCTCGCCGGGGTCCGGGACGCCGTACTGAACGACCTCGTGGGCGGAGACGTACCCGAGCCGCTTCCCACGCCGCCCGCCCCCCGTGCCCGCCTCTGGTCCTCGTTCCTCGACCGTGCCCTGTGGGCCGCCGGGCCCGCCGTGCGCGGGGCCTGGCTGCCCGCCGTGGTGCTGGTCGCGCTGGGGGCACTCGGGCTGGCGTACGGCGCGCACGTCGACGGCGTACGCCCGCTGCTCCTCGCTCTCGCGCCGGTGGTGCCCGTGGCCGGGGTCGCCCTCTCCTACGGGCGGTACGCCGATCCGCTGCACGAGATCGCGGCGGCCACCCCCTCCGGCGGGCTGCGGCTGGTGCTGACGCGGACGGCCGCCGTCCTCGGGGTCAGCCTGCCGCTGCTCACCGTGACGGGGCTGCTGCTGCCCGCCTCCGGGGCCCCGGGCGCGGCGGCCTGGCTGCTGCCGGGCCTGACGCTGACCCTGGCCTCGCTCGCCCTGTCCGGGTACGTCGGCTGCCGTACGGCGACGGCGGTGACCGGCGGCGGCTGGCTCGCCGCCGTCCTCGCCCCGGTCCTGACCTCGCCCGGCGGCACTCCGGTCAGCCGGCTCGCCGAGCAGCTCTCGCGTTGTCTGGACGGCGCCCCGGCCCAGGGCGCGTGGGCGGCCGCTGCCGTGCTGTGCGCCGCCGTGCTGGCCGTCCGCCGCGGCGCCTACGACGGCGTGGACCGACGGTGA
- a CDS encoding RNA polymerase sigma factor, with amino-acid sequence MRGHGEIDTDAALLRAVADGDATALATLYDRHAGWLYARLVRRCADAEVAREVLQDTFVTVWRSAAGHRGGEAGGWLWTIAARRLVDTRRAQQRAGRIETTPLDTASTASTVGAEAPSAEERVLDGLEFGDVGTALDRISPELREVLRATVVDGLTTRETARLLGIPEGTVKTRAMRARAELRAALAQLSPAPASGGLA; translated from the coding sequence ATGAGGGGCCACGGGGAGATCGACACGGACGCGGCGCTGCTGCGGGCCGTGGCGGACGGGGACGCGACGGCGCTGGCCACGCTGTACGACCGGCACGCCGGGTGGTTGTACGCCCGGCTCGTGCGCCGGTGCGCGGATGCCGAGGTCGCGCGGGAGGTGCTGCAGGACACCTTCGTGACGGTGTGGCGGTCGGCGGCCGGGCACCGGGGCGGGGAGGCGGGCGGCTGGCTGTGGACCATCGCCGCCCGGCGGCTCGTGGACACCCGGCGGGCACAGCAGCGCGCCGGGAGGATCGAGACGACTCCCCTGGACACCGCCTCCACCGCCTCCACCGTCGGCGCCGAGGCGCCCTCGGCCGAGGAACGGGTGCTGGACGGGCTGGAGTTCGGCGACGTCGGCACCGCCCTGGACCGGATCTCGCCGGAGTTGCGGGAGGTGCTGCGCGCGACCGTCGTCGACGGGCTCACCACCCGGGAGACGGCCCGGCTGCTCGGCATCCCCGAGGGCACGGTCAAGACCCGGGCGATGCGCGCCCGCGCCGAACTGCGCGCCGCTCTCGCCCAGTTGAGTCCCGCACCGGCCTCGGGAGGCCTGGCATGA
- the malQ gene encoding 4-alpha-glucanotransferase, giving the protein MTAPLGEELARLAALHGVATSYQPAPDRTVTASPTAVVRALAALGVDAGTPQAVRDALGVRERALAERLLPPTLVSWNGGPCEALAALPEGTRLSVATEQGETRDAAEGLPHGIHRLTATAPDGRTAHVHLVVAPPRLPTPPERSYGLLVQLYSLLSRRSWGMGDLGDLRELADWAGRVLGAGFVQVNPLHAAVPGAPTDPSPYRPSSRRFPDPVHLRVEEIPEDAYVEDRAPAERAARLREAVLEKGELIDRDAVWEAKRQALERVAEVPLGPGRRAAYCDFLAEQGQALEDHATWCALAEVHGPEWSRWPEGLRDPRSAETARARRELMHRVDFHSRLVWLTDTQLTGAQRAAREAGMGIGIVHDLAVGVHPSGADAWAQQEYFAAGMSVGAPPDAFNARGQDWGLPPWRPDRLAESGYAPYRRLLRGLFRYAGALRVDHVMGLFRLWWVPQGEAPTEGTYVRYDAEAMLAVLVLEASRAGAVVIGEDLGTVEPGVREALRARGVLGTSVLWFERDWDGDGHPLPPDHWRADCLATATTHDLPSTAARLTGEHVELRDRLGLLTRPIEEERAEAAADTGEWLALLTRLGLLAGTAGGGDPSSEEAEVQAVHRFLLRTPARMIGVWLPDCVGDRRPQNLPGTWDQYPNWRLPIADGRGRPVPLEDLVASPRLHALIDVLKEALEN; this is encoded by the coding sequence ATGACCGCACCCCTCGGCGAGGAGCTCGCCCGGCTTGCCGCGCTGCACGGTGTCGCCACCTCCTACCAGCCCGCCCCCGACCGCACGGTCACCGCCTCGCCCACCGCCGTCGTCCGCGCGCTCGCCGCGCTCGGCGTCGACGCGGGCACCCCGCAGGCCGTGCGGGACGCGCTCGGCGTACGGGAGCGCGCCCTCGCCGAGCGGCTGCTGCCGCCGACGCTCGTGAGCTGGAACGGCGGCCCGTGCGAGGCGCTCGCCGCCCTCCCCGAGGGCACCCGGCTGAGCGTCGCGACCGAGCAGGGCGAGACCAGGGACGCCGCCGAGGGCCTGCCGCACGGGATCCACCGGCTGACGGCCACCGCGCCCGACGGCCGCACCGCCCACGTCCACCTCGTCGTGGCCCCGCCCCGCCTGCCCACGCCCCCGGAACGCTCGTACGGACTCCTCGTCCAGCTCTACTCCCTCCTCTCCCGCCGCTCCTGGGGCATGGGCGACCTAGGTGATCTGCGGGAGCTGGCCGACTGGGCGGGGCGGGTGCTCGGGGCCGGATTCGTGCAGGTCAACCCTCTGCACGCGGCCGTACCCGGCGCACCGACCGATCCGTCGCCGTACCGGCCGTCCTCGCGGCGCTTCCCCGACCCCGTGCATCTGCGCGTCGAGGAGATCCCCGAGGACGCCTACGTCGAGGACCGCGCGCCGGCCGAGCGGGCGGCGCGGCTGCGGGAGGCCGTCCTGGAGAAGGGGGAGCTGATCGACCGGGACGCCGTGTGGGAGGCCAAGCGGCAGGCGCTGGAGCGGGTGGCCGAGGTGCCGCTCGGGCCGGGCCGGCGTGCCGCCTACTGCGACTTCCTCGCCGAGCAGGGGCAGGCTCTGGAGGACCACGCCACCTGGTGCGCGCTCGCCGAGGTGCACGGGCCGGAGTGGAGCCGGTGGCCCGAGGGGCTGCGGGATCCCCGGTCCGCGGAGACCGCCCGGGCCCGCCGTGAGCTGATGCACCGCGTCGACTTCCACTCCCGGCTCGTCTGGCTCACCGACACCCAGCTCACCGGCGCCCAGCGCGCCGCGCGCGAGGCCGGGATGGGCATCGGGATCGTGCACGACCTCGCCGTCGGCGTGCACCCGTCCGGCGCGGACGCCTGGGCGCAGCAGGAGTACTTCGCCGCCGGGATGTCCGTGGGCGCCCCACCCGACGCCTTCAACGCGCGCGGCCAGGACTGGGGGTTGCCGCCCTGGCGCCCCGACCGCCTGGCCGAGTCCGGCTACGCCCCGTACCGCCGTCTGCTGCGCGGCCTCTTCCGGTACGCGGGCGCCCTGCGCGTCGACCACGTCATGGGCCTGTTCCGGCTGTGGTGGGTGCCGCAGGGGGAGGCGCCGACGGAGGGCACGTACGTCCGCTACGACGCCGAGGCCATGCTCGCCGTCCTGGTGCTGGAGGCCTCGCGGGCCGGCGCGGTGGTGATCGGCGAGGACCTGGGCACCGTCGAACCCGGCGTCCGGGAGGCGCTGCGGGCCCGCGGGGTCCTCGGGACGTCCGTCCTGTGGTTCGAGCGGGACTGGGACGGCGACGGGCACCCCCTGCCCCCGGACCACTGGCGCGCCGACTGCCTGGCCACCGCCACCACCCACGACCTGCCGTCCACGGCGGCCCGTCTCACCGGCGAACACGTCGAACTCCGCGACCGGCTGGGCCTGCTCACCCGCCCCATTGAGGAGGAACGCGCGGAGGCCGCCGCCGACACGGGGGAGTGGCTGGCGCTGCTCACCCGGCTCGGGCTGCTGGCCGGGACCGCGGGCGGCGGCGACCCCTCCTCCGAGGAAGCGGAGGTCCAGGCCGTGCACCGCTTCCTGCTGCGCACCCCGGCCCGCATGATCGGCGTCTGGCTCCCGGACTGCGTGGGCGACCGCCGCCCGCAGAACCTCCCCGGCACCTGGGACCAGTACCCGAACTGGCGGCTGCCCATCGCCGACGGCCGGGGCCGCCCCGTCCCCCTGGAGGACCTCGTGGCCTCACCCCGCCTGCACGCCCTGATCGACGTCCTGAAGGAGGCCCTGGAGAACTGA
- a CDS encoding peptidase inhibitor family I36 protein — protein sequence MKRILAKAGIALGSVALATTGALITAAPANAALSDCPSGGLCAYLGVNGAGDPGVVYGDNTNLLQYNKFNNAESLYNNGNSCNVRIYSGTGYTGSSYVLARGYYNGSLANTVYWHNVASNDWCV from the coding sequence ATGAAGCGGATCCTGGCCAAGGCCGGCATCGCCCTGGGAAGCGTGGCCCTGGCCACCACCGGCGCGCTCATCACGGCCGCCCCCGCGAACGCGGCACTGTCCGACTGCCCCTCCGGCGGACTGTGCGCCTACCTCGGCGTCAACGGCGCGGGGGACCCCGGCGTGGTCTACGGGGACAACACCAACCTGCTGCAGTACAACAAGTTCAACAACGCCGAGTCGCTGTACAACAACGGCAACAGCTGCAACGTCCGCATCTACTCGGGCACGGGCTACACGGGTTCCAGCTACGTGCTCGCCCGCGGCTACTACAACGGCTCCCTGGCGAACACCGTGTACTGGCACAACGTCGCCTCGAACGACTGGTGCGTGTGA
- a CDS encoding ATP-binding protein, with the protein MLRGTGGYRLDIPPELVDVHRFRSLVSRARQVGGSDGERVATLWEAMGLWRGEPLAGLPGEWAARTRESWRHQRIDAVLAWADAELRVDGPPVVVDTLSVLVAEHPLVEPLAVALMRALHAAGRAPEALACYTALRKRLADELGTTPGAEARRQHQVILSGKTAVPPVHRTPPGTGGGTERAVVVPAQLPMEAAGFTGREEELARLEKVLLAAEARPTAVVVSAVSGTAGVGKTALAVHWAHQARDRFPDGQLYVNLRGYDPDQPLTAPDALLRFLTALGVSAQDIPLEPDDRAARYRTEVAGRRMLIVLDNAATVEQVRPLLPGTASCAVLVTSRDSLAGLVAREGAHRLDLDLLPADAARTLLRRLVGPRAEAEPDAVDALAAQCARLPLALRVAAELAVSRPTTSLADLVTELADQQRRLDLLDADGDPRAAVVAVFSWSLRHLPADAARTFRLLGLHPGPDFEAYAAAALSDSGPAQARRALDVLARAHLVQRVDGARHGMHDLLRAYALRLATTEDPPEAREAALDRLFDHYLATAAAAMNCLHPAEAHLRPAAPETATSVPDLSDPEAARAWLDAERTSLTAVSAHTATHGRPTHAIRLSLTLYRHLISGRHTDGLTIHGHARDAARLIADPASEACAVLGIGTAHYQLARHEPARRHLEEALTLFRQADDTTGQARALVNLGLVDERLGRFLSAVGHLEQALALYRNAGDRRGEATALKDLASVEVQLGRYGEAADHLQQALTLLRQTGNRYLEAHALNELGTVEARLHRLDSAARHQEQALALQREIGDRYGEAGSLHSLGIVHTRLDRPVRAAECHRQALTIYRQNGDRDGEARALTGLGEAACAAGRPTDALTHHTDALTIAEDIGNPGRQARAHSGLGDVHQALGDIPRAVRCYERALALYTELGMPEADDVRARRDLLTGRHPAK; encoded by the coding sequence TTGCTGCGTGGAACCGGTGGCTACCGGCTCGACATCCCGCCGGAGCTGGTCGATGTGCACCGGTTCCGGAGTCTTGTCTCGCGGGCCCGCCAGGTCGGTGGCTCCGACGGGGAGCGGGTGGCGACGCTGTGGGAGGCGATGGGGCTGTGGCGGGGCGAGCCGCTGGCAGGCCTGCCCGGTGAGTGGGCGGCGCGTACCCGGGAGAGCTGGCGGCACCAGCGTATCGACGCGGTCCTCGCCTGGGCGGACGCCGAACTCCGCGTCGACGGCCCGCCCGTGGTGGTGGACACGCTGTCCGTCCTGGTCGCCGAACACCCGCTGGTCGAGCCGCTCGCCGTGGCGCTGATGCGGGCGCTGCATGCCGCCGGCCGCGCTCCGGAGGCGCTCGCCTGCTACACCGCCCTGCGCAAGCGGCTGGCCGACGAACTCGGCACCACCCCGGGGGCCGAGGCGCGGCGACAGCACCAGGTGATCCTGAGCGGAAAAACCGCCGTACCCCCGGTCCACCGCACACCGCCCGGCACGGGAGGCGGCACCGAGCGTGCCGTGGTCGTCCCCGCGCAACTCCCCATGGAGGCAGCGGGTTTCACCGGCCGTGAGGAGGAACTGGCCCGGCTGGAGAAGGTCCTGCTCGCGGCGGAGGCGCGGCCGACCGCGGTGGTCGTCTCGGCGGTGTCCGGCACGGCGGGCGTGGGCAAGACAGCGCTGGCGGTGCACTGGGCGCACCAGGCCCGGGACCGGTTTCCGGACGGCCAGCTGTATGTGAACCTGCGCGGCTACGACCCCGACCAGCCCCTGACCGCCCCCGACGCGCTGCTCCGCTTCCTGACCGCGCTCGGAGTGTCCGCGCAGGACATCCCGCTCGAGCCCGACGACCGCGCGGCGCGCTACCGCACCGAGGTCGCGGGCCGGCGGATGCTGATCGTGCTGGACAACGCCGCCACCGTGGAGCAGGTCCGTCCGCTGCTGCCCGGCACCGCCTCCTGCGCGGTCCTGGTGACCAGCCGCGACAGCCTCGCCGGACTGGTCGCGCGGGAGGGAGCCCACCGTCTCGACCTCGATCTGCTGCCCGCCGACGCCGCCCGCACCCTGCTGCGCCGCCTCGTCGGCCCCCGTGCCGAGGCCGAACCCGACGCCGTCGACGCCCTCGCCGCACAGTGCGCCCGACTGCCCCTGGCGCTGCGGGTCGCCGCGGAACTCGCCGTCTCCCGCCCCACGACGTCCCTGGCCGACCTCGTCACCGAACTGGCCGACCAGCAGCGGCGACTGGATCTGCTCGACGCGGACGGAGACCCGCGGGCCGCCGTCGTCGCGGTGTTCTCCTGGTCGCTGCGGCACCTGCCGGCGGACGCGGCGCGCACCTTCCGGCTGCTCGGCCTGCACCCCGGCCCCGATTTCGAGGCGTACGCCGCCGCCGCGCTGAGCGACAGCGGTCCGGCGCAGGCCCGCCGTGCCCTCGACGTCCTCGCCCGCGCCCATCTGGTCCAGCGCGTGGACGGCGCCCGGCACGGCATGCACGACCTGCTGCGCGCCTACGCGCTCCGCCTGGCCACGACCGAGGACCCGCCGGAGGCCCGCGAGGCGGCACTCGACCGGCTCTTCGACCACTACCTCGCCACCGCGGCCGCCGCCATGAACTGTCTCCACCCGGCCGAGGCCCACCTACGGCCCGCCGCTCCCGAGACCGCCACCTCCGTCCCCGACCTGTCCGATCCCGAGGCCGCGCGCGCCTGGCTGGACGCCGAGCGGACGTCGCTGACCGCCGTGTCCGCCCACACCGCCACCCACGGCCGGCCCACCCATGCCATCCGGCTCTCCCTCACCCTGTACCGCCATCTCATCAGCGGCCGGCACACCGACGGCCTCACCATCCACGGCCACGCCCGCGACGCCGCCCGCCTGATCGCCGACCCGGCGAGCGAGGCCTGCGCGGTGCTCGGCATCGGCACCGCCCACTACCAGCTGGCCCGGCACGAACCGGCCAGACGGCACCTGGAGGAGGCGCTGACGCTGTTCCGGCAGGCCGACGACACGACCGGCCAGGCCCGCGCCCTGGTCAACCTCGGCCTCGTCGACGAGCGGCTGGGCCGCTTCCTGTCGGCCGTCGGTCATCTCGAACAGGCGCTGGCGCTGTACCGGAACGCAGGGGACCGGCGCGGCGAGGCGACCGCGCTGAAGGACCTCGCCTCCGTCGAGGTCCAGTTGGGCCGCTATGGAGAGGCCGCCGACCATCTCCAGCAAGCCCTGACCCTGCTCCGCCAAACCGGGAACCGGTATCTGGAGGCCCACGCGCTCAACGAGCTCGGCACGGTCGAGGCGCGGCTCCACCGGCTCGACTCGGCCGCCCGCCACCAGGAACAGGCCCTGGCCCTGCAACGGGAGATCGGCGACCGGTACGGCGAAGCCGGGTCGCTGCACAGCCTCGGCATCGTCCATACCCGGCTCGATCGGCCCGTGCGGGCCGCCGAGTGCCACCGGCAGGCGCTCACGATCTACCGCCAGAACGGGGACCGGGACGGTGAAGCCAGGGCGCTCACCGGGCTCGGTGAGGCTGCCTGTGCCGCCGGCCGCCCCACCGACGCCCTCACCCACCACACCGACGCCCTCACCATCGCCGAGGACATCGGCAACCCGGGCCGACAGGCCCGCGCCCACAGCGGACTCGGCGACGTCCACCAGGCCCTCGGCGACATCCCTCGGGCCGTCCGGTGCTACGAGCGCGCGCTGGCCCTGTACACCGAACTGGGCATGCCCGAGGCCGACGACGTCCGAGCCAGGAGGGACCTTCTCACCGGTCGTCACCCGGCGAAGTAG